A genomic window from Plutella xylostella chromosome 23, ilPluXylo3.1, whole genome shotgun sequence includes:
- the LOC119692585 gene encoding cuticle protein 16.5: protein MAAKLLVLLCAVAAARAGNLLASPLSAYSSGLGYGHYGASPLIAKSYAAPAYGAYSAPYASYAAPAYAASAYAAPAYSAYAAAPVVKSVAPAVSSVSSYSTHTAHAAPVAAYAHAPVASYAAPSYAYSAPYSYAQAAPLAYAQAPVSYAHAPVASYAHAPLASYAHAPVLKSAVAYSAAPAVSHVAYNGLAANYGW from the exons ATGGCAGCCAAG TTATTAGTCCTCCTGTGCGCAGTAGCGGCCGCCCGCGCCGGCAACCTGCTCGCCTCCCCCCTGAGCGCCTACTCCAGCGGGCTCGGCTACGGACACTACGGGGCTTCCCCCCTTATTGCCAAGAGCTACGCCGCGCCTGCCTACGGCGCCTACTCTGCGCCCTACGCGAGTTACGCCGCGCCCGCCTACGCAGCCTCAGCGTACGCTGCACCGGCATACTCAGCATACGCTGCAGCCCCGGTGGTGAAGTCTGTCGCCCCAGCTGTGTCTTCAGTGTCTTCGTATTCGACCCACACGGCCCACGCCGCTCCTGTAGCCGCCTATGCTCACGCCCCAGTGGCTAGCTACGCTGCGCCGTCCTACGCGTATTCCGCCCCGTACTCCTACGCTCAGGCCGCTCCCCTCGCCTACGCTCAAGCCCCGGTGTCCTACGCTCATGCTCCGGTAGCGAGCTACGCTCACGCTCCTCTGGCCAGCTACGCTCATGCCCCGGTTTTGAAGTCAGCTGTGGCCTActccgccgcgcccgccgtgTCTCATGTGGCCTACAACGGACTGGCTGCCAACTACGGAT